In the genome of Methylomagnum ishizawai, the window GCAGCGCTACAGGTGCGGGCGGTGAACGATTTGCGCGGGTCGCCGAATCTGCGGAACCAGGGCGGCGCGGGCGTGCCGGGGCTGGGCGGCTGATGCCACTCATCCGCTTTTCCGGGTTCAAGGGCGAAGCGCCCCGCGTCGCGCCACACCAGTTGCCGCCGGGCTTCGCCCAGACGGCGCTGGATGTGGATTTGCGGCGGGGGATGCTGGAACCCCTGCGCGATCCGGCCACGATCCTGGCCGGGGTAGGCGCGGCGACAACCCTGTTCCTGCATTCCTCCGGGAAGTGGCTGTTGTGGACGGACCCGGTGAACGTGGTCGAGGGGGTGGTGGCGGCGGATGCCACGGGCCGGGTGTTCTGGACCGATGGGGATTATCCGAAGCAGTCGAACACGGCCTTGCTGGACATCGCCGGGGATTACGCGGTGGACACGGTGAACTTCCACCGGCTGGGGGTGCCCGCGCCGGACGCCGCGCCGGTCGTGACCGTCGCCGAGGATGCGCCCGAGGGTTATGGCGTCGAGCGCACCTTCGTGTATTGCTGGACGCACCGGGCCACCTTGGGCGGTCTGTCGGCCCCAGTCACGGTGATGGTGGGGCCGGGGCGGTCGGCCCATATCTTTGGACTGGACGTGGTGCCGCCCACGGTGTTCCCGACCGGGGGCGCGGCGGCGAAGGCCAATAGCTTCAGGAAGTTCCTGTTTGAGTATGACGCCGCCACCGACACCTATGTCCTGGTCAAGAAGCTGGCCTATGACGACGACGGTTATACCGACGACGGGGCCGCGCGGGGGACGCGGAAAAAGACGGCGGCGTTCAAACCCGCCAAGATCGCCGCGCCGACGCCGGGGTGGGGGGTCGATGTGGTGGACGCGGTGCCGGACGCGGCCCATGACCGGGATTATGTGTATTGCTGGCTCTATCAGGGAGCGGGCGGGGTGTGGTGGCGGACGGACGCGAGCGCGGCGGCGACCGTGGCTGGGGTGAAGGATACGGACGCGGTGGCGGTGTCCGGCATGGCGCAGGATTACGCGACGCCGTTCCCGGACGGGGCGCATGGCATCCGCAAGATGGTGTTCCGCACCGATGGCGATGGGGATTTGCGCCTGGTCGCCAAGATTCCGAGGAACGCGGCGCAGTGGCGCGACGCCAAGCCCACGGAGAAGTTGGGCCGCAAGATCGGCCATTGGCCGGTGGGCCTGACCGGTGCCCCGGCCACGCCCACGGCGGAGATCGTGAGTGAGGCGGATACGGAGGTGGTGTCGGTGGCCTATGTCCAAACCTGGGTGACGGGTTGGGGTGAGGAGTCCGCGCCGTCACTGGTCTCGAATACCCTCGACCTGTACCCGTGGCAGGAGGCGTCGGTCGCGACGGCCACCGCCGCGCCCAGCGGCTACGACAACATCACGCAAAAACGGCTGTACCGGGCGGACGTGACCGGGACGTTCCGGCTGGCGACCACGCTGGATTTGGCGGTGGGGGATTGGGTGGACGCCTTGGCCGATGAAGACCTGGGCGACCCTATCGAAACCACGTTGTGGGATGCGCCGCCGGACGATTTGCAAGGGCTGGCGGGGTTGCCCAACGGGGTGTTGGCCGGGTTCGCCGGGAACCAAGTGCTGTTTTCCGAGACGGATGTGCCCTATGCGTGGCCGGTGGCCTACCGCTATACCGTGGCCGCGCCCGTGGTGGCGCTGGCGGTGGTGGATGGGGGCGTGCTGGTGTTGACGGAGGGACGGCCCTATCTGTGCCGGGGCTTCGATCCGGCGGCGGCGGTGCCGGAGTTGATCCGGGAGCGGGCGGCGTGCGTGTCGGCGCGGTCGGTGGTGGATATGGGCGGCTGGGCCATGTGGGCTTCGCCGGATGGGTTGATGTCCACCCGGTCGGGTGCCCCGGCGCTGGAAACGGCGGGCCTTTTGACCCGCGAGCAGTGGCAGGCATTCGCGCCTTCAACCCTAGTGGGTGGATTTTGGCAGGGCCGGTATGTGGGGTTCTACGACGACGGGGAAGCGCCCGCGGCGTTTGTGTTCGACCTGGAAGGCGGGTTTCTCGCCCTGGTGGAAGTAGCGGCGGATGCGTGCTGGAACGATGCGGCCACGGATCGGCTGTTCGTGGTGGCCGGGGGCGACCTGGGGGCGTGGAACGAAGGCGCGGCCAAGGCTTTTATTTGGAAGTCGGGCCGGGCGCTGGTCGATGCGGCCATGACGCCACTGTGTGCGCGGGTGGATGCGGAGGCCTATCCGGTGTTGTTCAAGCTGTATGCCGATGGGGCGCTGAAATTGACGCAGAGCGTGGCGGACAACCGGGCCTTCCGGTTGCCGGGCGGCTACCGGGCGTTTGGGTTTGAGGTTGAAATCGGCGGCACCGTGCAGGTGCGGCAGGCGGTGGTGGCTTCGACGATGGCGGAGTTGGCGGGATGAGCGCCCGCCCGCCCAAGATTCCCGGCCTTCCGCAGCCCACGGACCCGCAGTTCGGGCACCGGGTGCGGGAAGCGCTGCAAACCCTGTTGGGCCAGCGTGGCGGGACGGCGGGCACGGCGGTGACGGAATCCCGGTTGCAGGAAGCCTTGGCCGGGTTGAAATCGGCGGCGCAGACGGTGACGCAGACGGTTTCGCGGGCGGAGGTGCTGGCGATGCTGCGCGGGGCCATCAACCAGGACATGCTGGACGACGAGTTGCAGCAGCGCATCGCGGTCGAGGCCGAGGACGAGGAGGGGCTGGCCGACCAGCGGGTCGAGGACTTGGAGGACCGGGATTTCGATGAACTGGTGGCGCGGGTGGCGGCGCTGGAAGCCTTCCTGGACGCGGACCGGGCGGCGAACGCGGTGTTCGCCGGTCCCGCCGCGGGTGGCGCGGCGGTGGCGGGGTTCCGGGGTTTGGTGGTGGCGGATTTGCCCGCCGTGGTGAATCAACGCCCGGTGCGGGTGGGGTTCGCCGGGACGCCCGTGGGGGGCCAGGTGTTCGGGATCGAGGTGTTCGAGTCGGCCCGCCTGTTCAAGGCCGGGCTGGCGGGATCGGTGGGGCGCGTGGCCGGGGCCAACCCGGCGGCACCCTACACGGTGGCTTTGACGATCTACGACGGCACCGGGGCGGTCCGGGCGGTGGGCGGCTTCGCCATCGATGCCGCCGGGGCGTTTTCGTTCGACTGGAGCGGCGATTACACCACGGCGGCGGGGGATTATCTGGTGATGGTGGGGCAGGCCGCGCCGGATGCGGCCCTGTCCACCTTCGGGGCGGCGCTGATGGCGTGGACGGCGTAGTTTCGGTCCGCGAACGGCTCTTCTATCCATGGGAATGCCTGCCCAAGACGAGGTGAATCTATGTGCGGTACCACCCGACGTTCCGAGCAAAAGGAATCCCCGTATCAAGCGGCTTTGGCGGACATCGCCGAGAATAAGCTGCATTTGTATAACCGGGATTTCAAGCCGCTGGAAAATCAATACATCAGCCGCGTGGATAACCTGGGTAGCCCGTTCCAAACCGACCGGGCCGGCGGGTTGGCCGAGAGCGGGGTGGTGCGGGCGCTTTCCCCCAAGCTCCAAGCCGCGCGGCGCGACCTGGGGGTGTCCGGCGTGGGCGCGGGGAGCGGGGCGGCGGTCATGCGTTCCGCCGCGCTGAGGAGCGCGGGCGGGGATGCGGTGGCCTCCGCCGGGGTCGGCGCGGAGATGGGGCAGCGGACCCGGTATTTGGCGGGACTCATCAACGGGGTGGGGTTGGGCAACGGGCAGGCGGGGCAGGCCGACGCCTCCATGGCGGCCCTGGCCGGACAGGAGGCCTCCCGCGCCCAATCCCAGCTCGAATACGACACGGCCAACGATTTGGCCGTGGGCCGGGGCGTCGGCACGGTGGGCGGGCTGGCCTTGGCGTCGGCGTTGAAATAGGGGGCGGGATCATGGGTGTCCGGTCGGCCACGGTGATGGATGTGCCCGCCCTGGTGGGCTTGGCGAAGGCGATGCACGCGGAAAGCGGGTTCGCCGGGTTGGATTTCAACGAGAACATCATGGCGGCGACCTTCCTGGAACTGCTGGGCCAGGGGCAATTCCTGGCGGTGTACGAGCGGGAGGGGCGCGTCGTCGGCGGCTATGCCGGGTATCTGTCCCGGTGCTGCTTCGGGGCCGATTTGATGGCCCACGACTACGGGGTGTTCGTGGCCCCGGAGGCGCGGGGGTCGCGGGCGGCTTGGGTGTTGGCCAAGGCGTTCGTGGCGTGGGCCCAACAGGCCGGGGCCAAGCAGATCAGGCCGGGGGTGTCCACGGGCGGGGCGGGGGCGGGCGCGGAAGCGCTGTACGCCAAGCTGGGCTTCCGGCGGGTCGGGGCTTTGTTCGCGATGGAGGTTTGAGATGTGCGGCGATGGTGGCGGGACGAAGCAGGAATTCGCGCAGAGCGCCCGGTTCGCGGGGGTGGCGCGGAACCTTTGGGACGATTACCAGCAGCGGTTCGCGCCGGTCCAGCGCACGCTTGCGAACACGTTGCTCATGGATGGCTTGGACGCCAACCGCCAGGCCGACGCGGCGGCGGACACGGTGGGCAAGGCGTTCGATGCCCAGCGGGCCGGGTTCGACCTGGATTCGTCCCGGCGCGGCCTCGTGTTGACGCCCGAGCAGCGGACGGCGGCGGACCGTCAGTTCGACCTGGGGCGGGCCAGCGCCCTGGTGGCCAATCGGAACGCGGTGCGGCAGGGGGTGTTGGACACCGATACGGCGCTGGTGGGGGGCGGCACGTTGTCGTCCGCCGGGCGTGGTATCCAGATGGGGGGTTAGGCCATGCCGGGGATCGTCGATATGGGGCGGGGCTTGCGCGGGCAGGCCTTGCAGAGCATGGGAGAGCTTTCCGCGCAGGAAACGCAGCGGGCGAACACCAACCGGGCCTTGCGGGGGCAGCGGGGCCAGGCGTTGGGGCAGGGGTTGGGGACGCTGGGCGGGGTGGCGGCGAGCTACGTGCTGGGCCAAACGTTGAACGGCGCTGGCTTGGCCATGACTGGCGCGGGCGGCGGTATCACCGGCGGATTGACCACGGGCGGGCTGGGCGCGACGGGTGCCGGAACCGGCCTGACCGGGATGACGGCGGGCGGGAATGCCTTGGTGCTGTCGCCCCAGGCCACCGCTGCCGGGCAAGCGGCGTTGACGCCGGGTTTGGCGAACGCGGGCGGTGTTACGGCAGGGGGTACGGCGGGAACTGCGGGCGGCACTACGGCCAGTTCGACGGGCCTGGGCACGGCATTGGTAAATGGCGCTTACGCGGTTGGTAATGCCGCTGGGGCTGCTTGGTCTTGGCTGGCGGCACTGCTTTAGGAGGCAGAGGCATGAACGGTTCGATGGGTGCGGGTTTGGTCCAAGGCTTGGCCCAGGGGCTGGAATTGGGGGACCAGATGTCGTTGCGGAAGGCCGCGCTGGACCTCCAGGGCCGGGCGGATGCGCGGGCCGAGCAGGAACAGGCGTTCAGCCAAGGCTTGAGGGGCCAAGCCTTGCGGTTGCAGCAAGACCAGTTGGCCGAGCAAACCCGGCAGGCCCAGGCGCGGGAGGGGCAGTCCGAGCGGCAAATCGGCATCGCGGCCCAGGCGTTGGGCTTGGACGAGTCCAAGTTCAAGCAGACGCAACAGCAACAGGCGTTCGAGAACCAAGTCACCAGCGAGAAATTGGGGCGGGAGCGGGCGCTATTCCCCTTGCAGCAGCAGGGCGCGGAACTGGAACTGGCGAAGGCCCGGCAGGCGCAGGCCGAGACCGAAAAGGCGCTGGCGGTGCGGAAATCCATGAACATCCTGACCCAGATGCAGGGCGGGTTGATCGATCCGAACAGCGCCGAGGATTATTACCAGACCTTGAAGACCGCGACCGGCATCGACCCGATGGGCTTCGCCGATGGCCAGGTGGACGGGCTGCTGCGGACCTTCACCGCGGTGCATGACGGCAAGCTGGACCCGAATGCGCCGGAAGCCCTCGACGCGGCGAACGGGATGTTCGGGGCGCGGCTACAGCGGGGGATCGGCGACCGGATCGACCTGCCGGGCGTGCAGGCGGTGGGGGCGGATGGCAAGCCGGTGGCCGGGGTGAAGGGGGAAGTGGTGGACAAACGGCTAAGCCGGGTGATTCCCGTCCCGGACGACGCGGGGAACCCATCGGGGAGGTTCGTCTTCGGGGTGGCTTCGACGGTGAAGGCACCGGACGGGAAGCTCTATACCTACGAAGCGCCGTTGTCGTTGTATGGCACCAGTCATCCCGACGATCCGGCGCTTGTGCTGGATGGCAACGATGTCAGCGGGCACGCGGCGGCGTTGCTGCAAATCCAGCATCGGTACCTGACGGACCCCAAGTTCAAGGCGGGGTTCGATACGATGCTGGTGGGCCGGACCCCGCCGAAGGAGGCGGCGGAGATCGAACTGAAACAGGCCGAGGCCACGAACAAGCGGGCGGAGGCGGTCAAGCACCTGGCGGAGGCGGGAACCCACGACAAGGTGCTGAAATCGGTCCACGACCTTTTGAACAAGCGCTTCGCCGCCGATAGTTTGGAGGGCGTTGCCAAGGATCAGCGGGAATTGATGGACCAAAGCCGGGTGTTGGCCGGGAAGTACCGGGCGCGGTATCCGAACGCCACGGCGGAACAGATTTATGGGGCCGTGGTGCGGGATTTGGGCGGGGGCCAATCCAAGGATTCAGGGGACTACCAGGAGGGGGAGGTTTACCAGGATGGGCAGGGGAACCAGGCGGTTTATAAGGGCGGGAAATGGGTGGATTTGCCGTGATCCGATAATGCCTATCTATACACGGCGATAGCGGATGGTGTGCCTTCCCTGGACGCTGGATTCCGGCATCCATGCCGGGATGACGGCGCGAATCGATTTCTGAACCAAGGGGTTCGTCATGGCCTTCGATCCTTCCACCGCACGGCCCCTTGCGGCTGTTCCTTCGACCTCCGGCGGCGATGATTTCGAGTTGCCCCCGTTGGAGCCTGTCGCCGCGAGGACGACACGGTTCGATCCTTCCACCGCACGCCCTTACAGCCCGCCGCTGTCCGGGCGCGTCAAGGGTTGGGCCGGTGCCGCCCTGTCCCTGGCCGAACCCGAACTGGCGGGCGCGGCCAAGCTGTTGAAAACCCCCGCTTCAACGCCCGCCCCGGAGGCGCAATCGCGCCGGGATTTCATCGAGGCGCTACGCCCCCATGCGGAGCGGGTCGGTGCCCGGCTCGGCATCGCGCCGGAATATCTCATCGCCCAAGCGGCCCAGGAAACCGGCTGGGGCAAGCACGTCCCCGGTAACAACCTGTTCGGGATCAAGGGCCGGTATCGCGGGCAGGGCCGGGAACTCGACACCACCGAGGGCGCGGGCACGCCGGAGCGGGCGGTGTTCAAGACCTATCCCTCCCCCGCCGAAGCGTTCGACGACCTGGGCGCGACGCTGCGGAATCCGCGCTATGCCGCCGCGCTGCATCCGAAGTCGGTGGAGGAATACGGCAACGGCCTGAAAGCGGGCGGCTATGCCACCGACCCCCACTATGCGCGGAACATCGGCGACCGGCTGCGGGAATACCGTGCGGCCCTGGGGCAGGCACCCACGGCGGGCGATTATGGGCGGGTGCTGGCCGGGAGCGCCGGGGCGTTGGTGCCGGAGACCCTGGCCGGGCTGGGGCGCATGGAACTGGGGGCGGAGCGGGCGCTGGGCGTGCGCCCGTTGGGGCGGGATGCGCGGGCGGCGGTTTTCGATTGGCTGGGCGGGCTGGCGAAGTCCACGCGGGATTACTGGCATTCGGGCATGACCCCGGCGGGCCGGGAACAGCTTCTGAATGGCGAGTTGATCCGCAGCGACACCGACCCGGCGACGGGGGAAACCTCGTATGCCTTGGGCGGGCATCCGGGGCAAACCATCCTGTCCGGTGCCTTGGAATCCGCGCCGGGCGTCCTGGCCATGGGGGGCTTGGGCAAGGCGGCGCTGTCCGGGCTGGGCTTCACGGCGGAGCAGGTGGCGGAGCGGGCCGTCGAACACGGCATCGCGCCGGGGCTGGCCGGGTGGCTCGGCAAGGTGGCGACTTCGGGCGCGGCCTATGGCGGCGCGGAGGGTTTGATTTCCGGGGCGCAGGATGCCGAGCAGACTTTCCAGGACTTCATGGCGATCCCGCCCGAGGGCTATACCCGGCTGCCCGCGTTCCGGGAGGCTTTCCTGGAAACCGACCGCGATTTGCCGTTGTTGGAGCGACAGGCGCGGGCCTGGCGGACGGTGGCCGAGCGGGCGGCGCTGGACGTGGGCGCGAAGGCGGGCGCGGTGGCGGGCCTGACCAGCGCGGCGACCGGCGGCGGGATGTTCCGCGCCCTGGAAGCGCCGTCGCGCACGGCGGTGGGCGGTCTGGCCAAGAACGCCTTGGTCGAGGCGGGGCAGGAAGCGCCGCAGAGTGGCTATGAGCAGTGGGCCCAGAACGAGGCCAAGCGGGATTATATCGACCCGGCCCAATCCCCGTGGGCGGGGGTGGCCAATGCCGCCGCCACGGGCGCGGCGGTGGGGGGATTGCTCGGGGGCGTCACGGGTGGATTCACGGGCGGCGGGACCGGCGAACCGGCGCGGGCGGTGGGGGATGTAGCCGAGCAGACGGTTATCCAAGAGGGTGGTGGTCAAACCGCGCCGGGAACCGCGCAAGCCGTTGATGCGCAAAGTATTGGCGAGGGTGCTGAAGCAGCTCCACAAGCTGTGCCCGAAACCCCTATTCCAGCGCCCGCGCCACAGCCCGTCGTGTCCGCGCCCACCGATGCCGATTACCGGGAAGCGGTGATCGCTGCACGGGAGAAGTGGGACCAAAAGCTATCGCCGCAAGCGCGGCAGGTCGCCTTGAACCGTCTGGGCGTGACCGGTGAGGGACTGGCGGATACGGCGTTCTTCGAGTTGCCGCAGGTGGTGCAGGGCGTCTTGGTCCAATCGCGGTTACAAGCGATGGGTAGGGCAAAGCAACCGCCAAAGGCAGAGATCAAGCCCGCCAAACTGCCCAAAGCGAAGAAAACCGCTCCGGCCCCGCCGTCCGCCGCGCCCGCGCCCGCGCCCTTTGACGAGGATGTGCCGCTGTCCTGGCCGACCGCTGGCGGCGGGCCGGCCACCCCGGCCCCGGTCGCGGTGCCCGCTCCGGCGCAAGTTCCGGTCGCGTCCACAGGCCCGGCGGCGCGAAGCCCCGCCGCCAAGCTTCCGGCGGATTTGGCGGGGGCGAAACCCCGGTTCGGGTATCAGGGCCAGGGGTTCGGGTTGGATTTCGAGTCCGACCTGGACAAGGCGGCGTATATCACGGCGCAGGCGACGCAATCGAAGCGGGATGCCGATTATCTGCGCTTCGTCCAGGACCATACCGGCTGGGACGAGCCCGCCGTCCGGGCGCATGGGGCACGGGTCCGGGAGCGGGTCAAGGCGCTGGCGAAGGCGGGCGATTCCGCCGCCGGGCCGTTGCGGGTCGTGGCCGAAAAGCCCGCCAGCCCTATCGACCAAGCGGCGCATACCGCCGCGACCTCGCCGCGCAATCCGCTACCGGAACCTTCGCCAGCCCAGAAAGAGGCGGGTAACTACCCAAAGGGCCATGTGCGGGCGTTCGGCTTGGATTTGAGTATCGAGAACCCCGAAGGCTCGGAGCGTACGGGCGTCGATCCGGGCGGCAAGCCCTGGTCGGTGCGGATGCGCGACCATTATGGGTATATCAAGGGGACGGTGGGCAAGGACAAGGACCCCATCGACCTGTTCATCAAGCCGGGCACGTCGCCGGACCATGGGGGGCCGCTGTTCGTGGTCGATCAGGTGGGCGGGGATGGCCGGTTCGATGAACACAAGGTGATGGCCGGGTATTCCAGCCGCCAGGAGGCCGAACGCGCCTATTTGCGGAATTACGCTCGCGGCTGGAAGGGGCTGGGCGCGATGACCGAGATGTCGCCGGACGGGTTCAAGTCCTGGTTGGCGAGCGGTAAGACCCGGCGTCCGGCGGCGGAATTTATGCCTGAGGGGGCGCGGCCCGGCGATCCGGTGCCGACCGGGGGGAATGTCGGCGAAGCCGACTCCGGTGAAGTGGCCGGGCCGGGGCGGCGAAGCGATGGGGACGGCGGGGCTGTGGTTCCGCCTCCGTTCGGGGTTTTGCCGGAGGGGGGTGGTGTGGGCGAAGCCGCCGCACCCGAGGCCGTGGCCGGGCCGGTACAGGATGGGGCGGGTGGGGCGGTGGCGTCGTCCGAAGCTCTGGACCGCTTCAAGGACAACAAGCTGTTCACTGCCGACAAGGTGGCGGCGGCGCGGGCGCGGCTGAAATCGAAGCTCGGGCAGTTGAATAGCGGTTTGGACCCCGAGTTGCTGGTCGATGGCATGGTCATCGCCGGGGCGTATATCGAAAGCGGGGTGCGGTCGTTCCGCGAGTATGCCCGGTTGATGATGGACGACCTGGGCGATACGGTGAAGCCCTACCTGTTGTCGTTCTGGGAGGGGGCGCGGAATTATCCAGGGCTGGATACCCAAGGCATGACCGGGGTGGAGGAGTCGCGGCGGGATCATGCGGCGTTGATGGCGGGAAAAGATTTGGAAGGAATTAAGCCGTTGTCCGCCGCACCAGAAGCCGCGCCCGCCGGGGGCTCCGGCGATGATCGGACGAATCCGCAAAATTCGGGCGGGGATTCGTCCGTTTCCCCGGCGGCGGATGAGGGACAGGCTTATCATGCTGGTGTGGCCGATTTTCTGGCCAAAAAGCCCCGTGTGTTGCCGAGTTATTTCACCAAGCCCAGCGGAAAGCTGGCTAGGGATTGGTACCGGGGGTGGGATGCGGCGAACTTGGCCGCGCCGGTTGCCGAACCGAACCAACCACAGGAGCAAACCCATGAACAACCCACCCAATCCAACCCCACCAGCGCAGGACGGCCCGGACTTCGAGCAGTGGGTGCGGAGGACGGCGCGGAGGTTCCAGGAAGCGGACATGACGCAAGCGATGGGAACGCCCAAGCAGAAGGCCATGATCGCGTATTGGAAGGAATATCGCCCGAAGATGTACCAGCGGATGAAGGCGTTGAGGCTGCTGGAAAAGCTGGCGTTCGTGCTGGAAAACCTGGCGATAGAGGAAGAGGACCGCAACCTGAAGGGCGGCATGGGCTGGCCGGACAGCCGGGAACAGGCGGAACAGGGGTGGCTGTTGATGGAGCCGGAGGAGGACGATCCGTTGGAGAACCTGCCGCCAACGGAGAGGCGGCAGGCGGAGAGGTTCCTGGAGTGGGAACGGGAGGCCGAGGCGAACGGGACTCCGGCGGAGGATCGTTGGTGGCGGCAACACCTGGAGGACTGGGGGGTACCCTGGACTCAAACGCCGGGACCGTGGACGGAGCTACAGCAAGCCCTGGACCACGGGCAGGAGCTGGTGGCGCAGTCGCAAGCGCGGCGGGCGGCAAAGGCAAGCGTCGAAAAAAGGCCGCCGAAGAACCCGGCGTAACCCCGGAACTGCGGGTGGAGGTGGACGGCGGCGAACAGACGCGCCTGCCGAACTATCACTTGACCGACCCGAAAGCCATTGTTGGCGGCGGGCCGAAGGAACGCTTCCGGCGTAATCGGCGGGCCATCGAGGCCTATAACACCCTGGTGGACGAGAACCGCCAGCCGACCCCGGAAGAACGGGACGCCCTGGCGGCTTATATGGGGTGGGGGTCGTTCGGCCAGGAGTTGTTCCAAGGGTCTTGGGCCAAGCCGGTGTACCGGGAGGGCTGGCAGGCGGAAAACGATTGGCTGCGCGAACACTTGGGCGAGGAGGCTTGGAAGTCGGCCCAAGGGTCCATCCTCAACGCGCACTATACCGACCCGCCCACGGTGGAAGCACTGTGGGGCATGGTCGAGCGCATGGGTTTTATCGGTGGGCGGGTGTTGGAGCCGTCCATGGGGATCGGCAATTTCTTCGCGCTGATGCCCCGGCATTTGATGGCGTCCAGTGACTTGACCGGGATTGAACTGGACCAGATGACCGCCGGTATGACGCGGTTCCTGTACCCGGATGCCAATATCCAGCGCAAGGGCTACGAGGAGTCGCAGACGGCGGACGATTTCTACGATGTGGTGATCGGCAATTGGCCGTTCGCGGCGCAAGGTCCATCCGACCGGCGCTACAACAAGTACGCGCCTTCCCTCCATGATTATTTCTTCCTGAAAGCCCTGGACCAGGTGCGGCCCGGTGGGCTGGTGGTCGGCATCACGTCCGCCGGTTCGATGGACAAGCAGGGGAGGACGGTGCGTTTGGCGCTGTCCAAGGCGGGGAATCTGGTGGCGGCGTACCGGTTGCCTACGGGGGCATTCCAGGATTACGCCGGGACCAAGGTGGTGACGGACATCCTGGTGTTCCAGAAAAAGGGCGAAGGGGTGCCGAACGGGATTCCCGCCGAGGAGTGGATGGAGGCCGAC includes:
- a CDS encoding GNAT family N-acetyltransferase, yielding MGVRSATVMDVPALVGLAKAMHAESGFAGLDFNENIMAATFLELLGQGQFLAVYEREGRVVGGYAGYLSRCCFGADLMAHDYGVFVAPEARGSRAAWVLAKAFVAWAQQAGAKQIRPGVSTGGAGAGAEALYAKLGFRRVGALFAMEV